From the Maioricimonas rarisocia genome, one window contains:
- a CDS encoding DUF971 domain-containing protein, with the protein MSDLIPEKLQGDAEALQIVWKDGQVHRLSWRFLRDHCPCANCRAEDDEPRGEESSLLPVLSPAEAQPLRVLGMKPVGNYAYAIQFSDGHTSGIFSLEYLRRLGEQQAAARPS; encoded by the coding sequence ATGTCCGATCTGATTCCCGAAAAACTTCAGGGTGACGCCGAGGCGCTGCAGATCGTCTGGAAGGACGGTCAGGTGCATCGACTGTCCTGGCGTTTTCTGCGCGACCACTGTCCCTGCGCGAACTGCCGTGCGGAAGACGATGAGCCGCGCGGTGAAGAATCGTCCCTGCTGCCTGTCCTCAGTCCCGCGGAAGCCCAGCCGCTCCGCGTGCTGGGGATGAAGCCGGTCGGCAACTACGCCTACGCGATTCAGTTCAGCGATGGGCATACGTCGGGGATCTTTTCGCTCGAGTACCTCAGACGACTGGGCGAGCAGCAGGCTGCAGCCCGGCCGTCCTGA
- a CDS encoding universal stress protein produces MSWYPRKSVVVPIDFSASSPEAVQTAIDLVDDRANVHVLHVLIPLEIVSPGMVFGGMTDTGREDHARKYAEQFMQEHGFEGVDFEIRIGHPGELVAQYSEARDADLIVIPSHGYHGLKRFVLGSVAEYVIEHADCPVLVLRRIDAE; encoded by the coding sequence ATGAGCTGGTATCCCCGCAAGTCTGTCGTCGTTCCGATCGATTTCTCCGCCTCCAGTCCCGAAGCCGTGCAGACGGCGATCGATCTGGTCGACGACCGGGCGAATGTCCACGTGCTGCACGTGCTGATTCCTCTGGAGATCGTCTCGCCGGGCATGGTTTTCGGCGGAATGACCGATACCGGGAGGGAAGACCACGCTCGAAAATACGCCGAGCAGTTCATGCAGGAGCATGGGTTCGAAGGCGTCGACTTCGAGATTCGCATCGGCCACCCGGGCGAATTGGTGGCCCAGTATTCCGAGGCCCGCGATGCTGATCTGATCGTGATCCCCTCGCACGGTTATCATGGACTCAAGCGGTTCGTTCTCGGTTCGGTGGCGGAGTACGTTATCGAACATGCCGATTGTCCGGTGCTCGTTCTGCGACGCATCGATGCCGAGTGA